In a single window of the Alphaproteobacteria bacterium genome:
- a CDS encoding ATP-binding cassette domain-containing protein gives MLREPSYLENQSTASPPKGEIHLIAPLLEFILPYKSQCVLALLSLILASGAVLVLGIGIQHFVDTGFSPEHPSALYQSLFFLFLVVSFLAIGSFGRFYFVSWIGERLVADLRKKVFSHLLSLSPNFFETARVGEIVSHITTDSTLLQVVTSTSIPIALRNILMLVGGLVMLLLTSLKLTIIVLLVTPIALVPVLLYGRQVRKLSKASHTRLAQLGGSIEETFNAIRTSQAFCHEREDRRTFSKQTEASFKAALRQITARAFLTVTLIILVFGAISLVLWIGGNDIIAQNISAGELTSFLFYALVVAGSAGALSEIVGDLQRAAGATERLIQLLNTQSLIKTPRNPKRIPAIAQPSLFPTERQKILDFNAVDFAYPSRPKQKALKDFSLQIEQGEKVALVGPSGAGKSTVFQLALRFYDPTKGKIAINGCDLKQADPRDVRHHIALVPQDPFIFSATVFENIHYGQPSASRKDVEAAAKASAALEFIEKLPEGFDTHLGAKGIQLSGGQRQRIAIARALLKNAPLLLLDEATSALDATNERLVQQAISHSMEGRTTIIIAHRLATVQKADRIIVMDQGKIIAVGTHADLVAQEGIYQQLANLEFLEESKAI, from the coding sequence ATGTTGAGAGAACCGAGTTATTTGGAAAATCAGAGCACTGCCTCTCCCCCTAAAGGAGAGATCCACTTAATTGCTCCTCTCTTAGAATTCATTCTACCGTATAAAAGCCAATGTGTACTGGCACTTTTATCCCTTATTCTTGCTTCGGGAGCCGTCCTCGTTCTTGGCATAGGGATCCAGCATTTCGTGGATACTGGATTTTCGCCAGAACATCCAAGTGCCCTATACCAATCTCTCTTTTTCCTTTTTCTTGTTGTTTCCTTTCTGGCTATCGGAAGTTTTGGCCGATTTTATTTTGTGTCCTGGATTGGGGAACGCTTAGTTGCTGATCTAAGGAAAAAAGTCTTTTCTCATCTTCTCTCTTTAAGTCCCAATTTCTTTGAGACAGCACGGGTTGGAGAAATTGTATCCCACATCACAACAGATTCGACCCTGTTGCAGGTTGTCACAAGCACTTCTATCCCAATCGCTCTTCGAAATATCCTGATGCTGGTTGGTGGCTTGGTAATGCTTTTGCTTACAAGTCTCAAATTAACCATCATCGTTCTATTAGTCACGCCTATTGCCCTCGTCCCAGTCCTTCTTTATGGAAGACAGGTCCGCAAACTCTCCAAAGCTTCCCACACTCGTCTTGCTCAACTAGGGGGCTCAATTGAGGAAACTTTTAATGCCATTCGAACATCTCAGGCCTTTTGCCACGAACGAGAAGATCGCAGGACTTTTTCAAAGCAAACCGAAGCTTCATTTAAAGCCGCTCTCCGACAGATAACTGCCAGAGCCTTCCTGACTGTTACACTTATTATTCTAGTATTCGGCGCCATCAGTCTGGTCCTATGGATCGGCGGGAATGATATAATTGCTCAGAATATTTCTGCCGGCGAGCTCACCTCTTTCCTATTTTATGCTCTTGTGGTTGCAGGATCAGCCGGCGCGCTTAGTGAAATAGTAGGAGACCTTCAAAGAGCTGCGGGGGCAACAGAACGCCTCATCCAGCTTTTAAATACGCAATCTTTGATTAAAACACCCAGAAATCCCAAGCGCATCCCCGCCATTGCACAACCATCCCTTTTCCCCACAGAACGACAAAAAATTCTAGATTTTAACGCTGTGGACTTTGCTTACCCTTCTCGCCCCAAACAAAAAGCCCTCAAAGACTTTTCCCTCCAGATTGAACAAGGGGAAAAGGTTGCTCTAGTAGGGCCTTCTGGAGCAGGCAAGAGTACGGTATTTCAGTTAGCCCTGCGATTCTATGACCCTACGAAGGGGAAAATAGCCATTAACGGATGTGATTTAAAACAGGCCGATCCCAGGGATGTGAGACATCATATTGCTTTGGTCCCTCAAGATCCTTTCATCTTTAGTGCCACTGTTTTCGAAAACATCCATTATGGCCAACCGAGTGCTAGCAGAAAGGATGTTGAGGCCGCCGCTAAGGCATCTGCCGCCCTGGAGTTCATTGAAAAGCTTCCTGAGGGCTTTGATACCCATTTAGGTGCCAAGGGTATTCAGCTGTCCGGCGGGCAACGCCAGCGCATTGCCATTGCCCGTGCACTTTTAAAAAATGCCCCGCTTCTTCTGCTGGATGAAGCAACAAGCGCCTTAGATGCCACTAACGAACGCCTCGTTCAACAAGCCATCTCCCACTCCATGGAGGGGCGAACGACTATTATTATTGCCCATCGCCTAGCAACTGTACAAAAAGCTGATCGAATCATCGTCATGGACCAAGGAAAAATTATTGCCGTTGGAACCCATGCCGATCTCGTGGCCCAAGAAGGCATCTATCAGCAACTGGCTAATCTGGAGTTTCTAGAAGAAAGTAAGGCGATATAG
- a CDS encoding AarF/ABC1/UbiB kinase family protein has protein sequence MTLKDDDTFGRRLKRYTKVSLSAGKIAAQLAGDRYLGTSADPSKRAKQFMESLGDLKGPVMKIAQLLATIPDFLPDEYVTELLQLQANAPAMGWLFVKRRMRTELGLEWESKFKSFEKPAAAAASLGQVHRATSLEGKSLACKLQYPDMSSAVEADLKQFKIVLALYEQTNKAVLTKGVFQEIAERLREELDYELEAKHIALYTKILQPKPQVHLPIVHPELSTKRLLTMDWLEGRPLLEMRKASQELRNTIATNMFYAWYLPFYHYSIIHGDPHLGNYTIRDNGDINLMDFGCIRIFTPSFTQGVIDLYYALLNNDQDLAIRAYETWGFQNISKDLISILNRWAKFLYGPLLEDKVQFLDESNSSIAGQKIAGEIHQELRNIGGVAPPPEFVFMDRAAVGLGSVFMHLKAKLNWYQLFHEMIDGFDEKIVGQRQEELIKKCDL, from the coding sequence ATGACACTTAAAGATGATGACACTTTTGGCCGCAGGCTAAAACGCTATACCAAAGTATCCCTTTCTGCTGGAAAAATAGCCGCACAATTGGCCGGAGACCGCTACCTTGGCACATCAGCCGACCCCAGCAAGCGTGCTAAGCAGTTCATGGAGTCTTTAGGGGACCTCAAGGGACCCGTCATGAAAATTGCCCAACTCTTGGCAACAATTCCCGACTTTTTGCCCGACGAATATGTAACGGAACTTCTCCAGCTCCAAGCAAACGCCCCCGCCATGGGATGGCTTTTTGTGAAACGAAGAATGAGGACTGAATTGGGCCTTGAGTGGGAAAGCAAATTTAAAAGCTTTGAGAAACCTGCAGCAGCGGCAGCCTCCCTTGGACAAGTTCATCGGGCAACTTCCCTAGAAGGAAAGTCTCTTGCCTGTAAGCTGCAATATCCCGATATGTCTTCAGCTGTCGAGGCTGACTTAAAACAATTTAAAATTGTCTTAGCCCTCTATGAACAAACAAACAAAGCTGTGCTTACAAAGGGGGTATTTCAAGAAATTGCAGAGCGACTGCGGGAAGAACTAGACTATGAGTTGGAGGCTAAACACATTGCTCTCTATACAAAGATTCTCCAACCAAAGCCTCAGGTCCATTTGCCCATAGTGCATCCTGAACTTTCAACCAAACGGCTTCTAACAATGGATTGGCTCGAAGGACGGCCCCTCTTGGAAATGCGAAAGGCATCGCAAGAGCTCCGAAATACCATTGCTACCAATATGTTCTACGCCTGGTACCTGCCCTTTTATCATTACAGCATCATTCATGGAGATCCTCACCTTGGAAATTATACAATCCGTGATAACGGTGACATAAATTTGATGGACTTTGGATGTATCCGCATCTTTACCCCTAGCTTTACCCAAGGGGTCATTGATCTTTACTATGCCCTCCTAAATAATGATCAGGATCTAGCGATTCGGGCCTATGAAACCTGGGGATTTCAAAATATTTCCAAAGACCTCATTAGCATTCTAAATCGTTGGGCCAAATTCCTCTATGGGCCTCTCTTAGAGGACAAGGTCCAGTTCCTAGATGAAAGCAACAGCAGCATCGCAGGCCAAAAAATTGCCGGAGAGATCCATCAAGAGCTTAGAAATATCGGTGGCGTTGCCCCGCCCCCGGAATTTGTCTTTATGGATCGCGCCGCCGTCGGCCTAGGATCCGTCTTCATGCATTTAAAAGCTAAACTTAATTGGTATCAGCTCTTCCACGAAATGATCGATGGATTTGATGAAAAAATCGTTGGTCAAAGACAAGAAGAGCTGATTAAAAAGTGCGATTTGTAA